In Labilithrix sp., the following proteins share a genomic window:
- a CDS encoding insulinase family protein has translation MSLRRLLSLAAVVALGLAAPRATADAPKPPALTAEKSVLANGLEVILDEDHRTPIVTVNIWYHVGSKDEPAHRNGFAHLFEHVMFQGSKHVPEDTFFKFLEKAGATSVNGTTNTDRTNYFETVPANQLELALWLESDRMGFLLDHADQKTFESQREVVKNERRQRYENAPYGLVAAEIRKELFPKDHPYHLLTIGSPEDLDAAKLEDVHAFFRKNYVPNNATLVLSGDFDKAKAKALVEKYFGPIPRGAEVPRMKKTPVTHPGETRIEMEAGVELARVYVDWPSPPNYAAGDADLDLVARVLSGGKTSRLYKRLVYDLQIAQSVSAHQASMELTSYFDVVATAKAGHTADELLKAIDEELAKLRAGGVKDDELARAKTAIVSENVFDLERSSSRANQLNSYNHYLGDPNYLTQDIERINRATPQTVADAARTHLKEKDRVVTVVTPKKDAPTPGRVVTIKRGGK, from the coding sequence ATGTCGCTCCGCCGTCTCCTCTCACTCGCCGCCGTCGTCGCGCTCGGCCTCGCGGCGCCCCGCGCCACCGCCGACGCGCCGAAGCCGCCCGCGCTCACGGCCGAGAAGTCCGTCCTCGCGAACGGGCTCGAGGTGATCCTCGACGAGGACCACCGCACGCCGATCGTCACGGTGAACATCTGGTACCACGTCGGCTCGAAGGACGAGCCCGCGCACCGCAACGGGTTCGCGCACCTCTTCGAGCACGTGATGTTCCAGGGGTCGAAGCACGTCCCGGAGGACACCTTCTTCAAGTTCCTCGAGAAGGCCGGCGCGACGTCGGTGAACGGCACGACGAACACCGATCGCACGAACTACTTCGAGACGGTGCCGGCGAACCAGCTCGAGCTCGCGCTGTGGCTCGAGAGCGACCGGATGGGGTTCCTCCTCGATCACGCGGATCAGAAGACGTTCGAGAGCCAGCGCGAGGTCGTGAAGAACGAGCGGCGCCAGCGCTACGAGAACGCGCCGTACGGCCTCGTCGCGGCGGAGATCCGGAAGGAGCTGTTCCCGAAGGATCACCCGTACCACCTCCTCACGATCGGGAGCCCGGAGGACCTCGACGCGGCGAAGCTCGAGGACGTGCACGCGTTCTTCCGCAAGAACTACGTCCCGAACAACGCCACGCTCGTCCTCTCCGGCGATTTCGACAAAGCGAAGGCGAAGGCGCTCGTCGAAAAGTACTTCGGCCCGATCCCGCGCGGCGCCGAGGTCCCGCGCATGAAGAAGACGCCGGTCACGCACCCGGGCGAGACGCGCATCGAGATGGAGGCGGGCGTCGAGCTCGCGCGCGTGTACGTCGACTGGCCGTCGCCCCCGAACTACGCCGCGGGCGACGCCGATCTCGACCTCGTCGCGCGCGTCCTCAGCGGAGGCAAGACGAGCCGCCTCTACAAGCGCCTCGTCTACGACCTGCAGATCGCGCAGAGCGTCTCGGCCCACCAGGCCTCGATGGAGCTCACGAGCTACTTCGACGTCGTCGCGACGGCGAAGGCGGGCCACACCGCCGACGAGCTCCTCAAGGCGATCGACGAGGAGCTCGCGAAGCTCCGCGCCGGCGGCGTGAAGGACGACGAGCTCGCGCGCGCGAAGACGGCGATCGTCTCCGAGAACGTCTTCGACCTCGAACGGAGCTCGTCCCGCGCCAACCAGCTGAACAGCTACAACCACTACCTCGGCGACCCGAACTACCTGACGCAAGACATCGAGCGCATCAACCGCGCGACGCCCCAGACCGTCGCCGACGCCGCGCGCACGCACTTGAAGGAGAAGGACCGCGTCGTGACGGTCGTGACCCCGAAGAAGGACGCCCCCACGCCGGGCCGCGTGGTGACGATCAAGCGAGGTGGGAAGTGA
- a CDS encoding insulinase family protein — protein MVAPTAPSVAVLVTPDAPFRQQAPGADGKIAFVAPKVGEARLKNGLRVLTVERHELPIVSVRLVVTMGAGDVPDAKPGLMSFLGASLEQGTKKRDALKISDDFEAIGAHHGAWLDWDSSGVFVRVLAERLDAALELVADVALSPTFPEAEVERLRARRLSAIQAEKSSPEQILHNTVAASLFGRAHPYGHNIVGEEADVKKITRADLVKTYDRMFVPANAALVIVGDVTPAALLPKLEPTFGAWKAKPGAAALARRSPKAPAKAATKQRLVFVDKPGAQSQIQLVRPGVAHSVKDREAYVVANSILGGMFSSRINMNLREKNAYTYGARSHFSMRHGAGAFGVGAAVHAEKTGPAIQEVLNELDALKKDGPTAEELALAKESLRLAMPGRFESTNEVANAVADLVVYDLPLDDYEKRPARIEAVTADDVKRVANEYFAKESMTVVVVGGKVNVMPQLEPLQLGPADERDAYGNPISPEKK, from the coding sequence GTGGTGGCGCCGACGGCGCCGAGTGTGGCGGTGCTCGTGACGCCGGATGCGCCGTTTCGGCAGCAGGCGCCGGGGGCGGATGGGAAGATCGCGTTCGTTGCGCCGAAGGTCGGGGAGGCGAGGCTGAAGAACGGGCTTCGTGTGCTCACGGTGGAGCGGCACGAGCTGCCGATCGTGAGCGTGCGGCTCGTCGTCACGATGGGCGCGGGCGACGTGCCGGACGCGAAGCCCGGGCTCATGTCGTTCCTCGGCGCGTCGCTGGAGCAGGGCACGAAGAAGCGCGACGCGCTGAAGATCAGCGACGACTTCGAGGCGATCGGCGCCCACCACGGCGCGTGGCTCGATTGGGACTCGAGCGGCGTGTTCGTGCGCGTCCTCGCGGAGCGGCTCGACGCGGCCCTCGAGCTCGTCGCCGACGTCGCGCTCTCGCCGACGTTCCCCGAGGCCGAGGTCGAGCGCCTGCGCGCGCGCCGCCTCAGCGCGATCCAGGCCGAGAAGAGCAGCCCGGAGCAGATCCTCCACAACACCGTCGCCGCCTCGCTCTTCGGGCGCGCGCATCCGTATGGGCACAACATCGTCGGCGAAGAAGCGGACGTGAAGAAGATCACGCGCGCCGACCTCGTGAAGACGTACGACCGCATGTTCGTCCCGGCGAACGCGGCGCTCGTCATCGTCGGCGACGTCACGCCCGCCGCGCTGCTGCCGAAGCTCGAGCCGACCTTCGGCGCGTGGAAGGCGAAGCCCGGCGCCGCCGCGCTCGCGAGGAGGTCGCCGAAGGCGCCGGCGAAGGCGGCGACCAAGCAGCGCCTCGTCTTCGTCGACAAGCCGGGCGCGCAGTCGCAGATCCAGCTCGTCCGCCCCGGCGTCGCGCACTCGGTGAAGGACCGCGAGGCGTACGTCGTCGCGAACTCGATCCTCGGCGGCATGTTCTCGAGCCGCATCAACATGAACCTGCGCGAGAAGAACGCGTACACGTACGGCGCGCGCTCGCACTTCTCGATGCGGCACGGCGCGGGGGCGTTCGGCGTCGGCGCGGCGGTGCACGCGGAGAAGACCGGGCCTGCGATCCAGGAGGTCCTGAACGAGCTCGACGCGCTGAAGAAGGACGGACCGACCGCGGAGGAGCTCGCGCTCGCGAAGGAGAGCCTGCGCCTCGCGATGCCGGGTCGGTTCGAGTCGACGAACGAGGTCGCGAACGCGGTCGCGGACCTCGTCGTGTACGACCTCCCGCTCGACGACTACGAGAAGCGGCCCGCGCGCATCGAGGCGGTGACGGCCGACGACGTGAAGCGCGTCGCGAACGAGTACTTCGCGAAGGAGTCGATGACGGTCGTGGTCGTCGGCGGCAAGGTGAACGTCATGCCTCAGCTCGAGCCGCTCCAGCTCGGCCCCGCCGACGAGCGCGACGCGTACGGAAACCCGATTTCCCCGGAAAAGAAGTAA
- a CDS encoding BON domain-containing protein, whose protein sequence is MRYRRDDGGFGSGMGGTFGTSGYDPHREWEGPLVTRGVVRDGSRVPREHEDEQPASWGYRQSHGYPGREHLSEWEALGAPSASWTSRRQQGFRGYGASAERWHGGQTNGPPYPTNELPYPHHQQHGYGLSQYAYPEEPRWGRGIGGTDMGMGFGEHEREREHERERERRGPHYGKGPKGYKRSDERIREEVCEVMSRQGFVDASEVEVIVEGGVVRLVGLVESRHDKRALEQMTERVHGVDEVRNEIRLRRSVARAEPPASARGPVSQNGNGRTARS, encoded by the coding sequence ATGCGATACCGGCGCGACGACGGGGGCTTTGGCAGCGGGATGGGCGGGACGTTCGGCACGTCGGGCTACGATCCGCACCGCGAGTGGGAAGGTCCGCTCGTGACGCGCGGCGTGGTCCGCGACGGCAGTCGCGTCCCGCGCGAGCACGAGGACGAGCAACCCGCGTCGTGGGGCTATCGCCAGTCCCACGGCTATCCGGGGCGCGAGCACCTCTCGGAGTGGGAGGCGCTCGGCGCTCCGAGCGCGTCCTGGACGTCGCGGCGACAGCAAGGGTTCCGCGGCTACGGCGCGAGCGCGGAGCGCTGGCACGGCGGACAGACCAACGGCCCGCCGTATCCGACCAACGAGCTGCCGTATCCGCATCACCAGCAGCACGGCTACGGGCTCAGTCAGTACGCGTATCCGGAAGAGCCGCGCTGGGGCCGCGGCATCGGCGGCACCGACATGGGCATGGGCTTCGGCGAGCACGAGCGCGAGCGTGAGCACGAGCGCGAGCGTGAACGACGCGGGCCGCACTACGGGAAGGGGCCGAAGGGCTACAAGCGATCGGACGAGCGCATCCGCGAGGAGGTGTGCGAGGTGATGTCGCGGCAGGGCTTCGTCGACGCGAGCGAGGTCGAGGTCATCGTCGAAGGCGGCGTGGTGCGGCTCGTCGGTCTCGTCGAGAGCCGGCACGACAAGCGCGCGCTCGAGCAGATGACGGAGCGCGTGCACGGCGTCGACGAAGTGCGGAACGAGATCCGGCTGCGCCGGAGCGTCGCGCGCGCGGAGCCGCCGGCGTCGGCCCGTGGTCCCGTCTCGCAGAACGGGAACGGACGGACCGCTCGGTCCTGA